The proteins below are encoded in one region of Corynebacterium sphenisci DSM 44792:
- a CDS encoding ATP-dependent Clp protease proteolytic subunit, whose product MSDQTPLAENSVFDKLLKERILWLGDQVDDDIANRLCAQMLLLAAEDPERDIALYINSPGGSVTAGMAIYDTMQFVPCDVATYGMGLAASMGQFLLSAGARGKRYALPHARIMMHQPSAGIGGTASDITIQAEQFALTKKEMARLIAEHTGQPLERIEADSDRDRWFTAAEAKDYGFVDHVVTSLKDTGDTAEGEGK is encoded by the coding sequence ATGAGCGACCAGACCCCCCTCGCGGAGAACTCGGTGTTCGACAAACTGCTCAAGGAGCGGATCCTCTGGTTGGGCGACCAGGTCGACGACGACATCGCCAACCGGCTGTGCGCCCAGATGCTGCTGCTGGCCGCCGAGGACCCGGAGCGCGACATCGCCCTGTACATCAACTCCCCGGGCGGCTCCGTCACCGCGGGCATGGCCATCTACGACACCATGCAGTTCGTGCCCTGCGACGTCGCCACCTACGGGATGGGCCTGGCCGCCTCGATGGGCCAGTTCCTGCTCTCCGCCGGCGCCCGCGGCAAGCGCTACGCGCTGCCGCACGCCCGGATCATGATGCACCAGCCCTCCGCGGGCATCGGCGGCACCGCCTCCGACATCACCATCCAGGCCGAGCAGTTCGCCCTGACCAAGAAGGAGATGGCCCGGCTCATCGCCGAGCACACCGGCCAGCCGCTGGAGCGGATCGAGGCCGACTCCGACCGGGATCGCTGGTTCACCGCCGCCGAGGCCAAGGACTACGGCTTCGTCGACCACGTGGTGACCTCCCTGAAGGACACCGGCGACACCGCCGAGGGGGAGGGGAAGTAG
- a CDS encoding ATP-dependent Clp protease proteolytic subunit has translation MQMPQSRYVLPSFVEHSSFGAKESNPYNKLFEERIIFLGSQVDDTAANDIMAQLLVLEGLDPDRDITMYINSPGGSFTSLMAIYDTMQYVRPDVQTVCLGQAASAAAVLLAAGAPGKRAALPNARVLIHQPATQGIQGQVSDLEIQAKEIERMRTLMERTLAEHTGQSAERIRQDTDRDKILTAEEAKDYGIVDQVFEYRKLNPRS, from the coding sequence ATGCAGATGCCCCAGTCGCGCTACGTCCTGCCCTCCTTCGTCGAGCACTCCAGCTTCGGCGCGAAGGAGTCCAACCCGTACAACAAGCTCTTCGAGGAGCGGATCATCTTCCTGGGCTCCCAGGTCGACGACACCGCCGCCAACGACATCATGGCGCAGCTGCTGGTCCTCGAGGGCCTGGACCCGGACCGGGACATCACCATGTACATCAACTCCCCGGGCGGCTCCTTCACCTCCCTGATGGCCATCTACGACACCATGCAGTACGTCCGCCCGGACGTGCAGACGGTGTGCCTGGGCCAGGCCGCCTCCGCGGCGGCGGTGCTGCTCGCCGCCGGCGCCCCGGGCAAGCGCGCCGCGCTGCCCAACGCCCGGGTGCTGATCCACCAGCCCGCCACCCAGGGCATCCAGGGCCAGGTCTCCGACCTGGAGATCCAGGCCAAGGAGATCGAGCGGATGCGCACCCTGATGGAGCGCACCCTCGCCGAGCACACCGGGCAGAGCGCGGAGCGGATCCGCCAGGACACCGACCGGGACAAGATCCTCACCGCCGAGGAGGCCAAGGACTACGGCATCGTGGACCAGGTCTTCGAGTACCGCAAGCTCAACCCGCGCAGCTGA